The Dokdonia donghaensis DSW-1 DNA window CCTGATGAACTTTAAAAGTGCCATTGGTGTTCTTTAATAAATAACTTTTGCTACTCTTGGGATATGCTCCTGATTGTACTCCTCCTAATACAAAGAGATCAAGATCGCCGTCTGTGTCAAAATCTAAAGAAAGTGCGCTTGCAGTATTGGTGGTAATTTCTGGAAGTAAATTTTGAGTAGATGAGAATTCTCCACTTTCATTTATGAGTATTTTATCGTGCAGATCACGTGCATCTGTACCTCCGTGACCTACATACAGATCTTGGTCACCATCTCCGTCTACGTCAAGAAATAGGGCAGAAGTGATATCTGCTACTTGATCAAAATTTTGAATTGGGATATAAGAACCATCAGCACTTTCAGAAAGAAGGATACTTGGTGTTTTAGAATTTCCGCCCAGAAATAGTTCATCGCCTTTTGACTCATTTATGTTTGCAACGGCAATGGCACCGCTTACCCTATTGAATTGATGAGGTAGAAGCGCTTGCTGTCTAAAATCGTTTGAAGGATTTTCCAGCAATGTATGATTTATTAGGGGCACCTGTGTAAGAAGTGTATTTGTCGATGTTACTGATGCGTTTTCCTTAGAAGCTTCAGAAATATCAAGGGTAAGAACTTGATTTGCACTAATAGCATTGTCTTTAGATACTGAGCCGTCTGGCCAAATAACTTTTAGGGAATCTACAGTGCTTGAGGTTAACCCAAAATGTAGTATCGATTCTACAGAAGATAGATAGCCCCGTACAACAGATTGATATTGTGTTTGTGATTTTCCGTTTTGCCAGAGGGTTATGCTACTTCCTATGGCATCTTTGTTTTCTGGAGTTCCTCTAAGTTTTATTCTCAGGTAGTTTGTTGTGTCGCGGTCTGCATTATTTTGCAATATGTAGGCCGGCGCATTTATGTTGTTAACAATGAGATCAAGGTCTCCGTCTTGATCCAGATCTGCATAAGCTGCGCCATTAGAAAATGAGTTTTCTGGAGTAATCCACTCTGAAGACACCTCTGTAAATGCGGCGTTTCCGTTATTACGGAATACGTAATTTGGCAAGTGAATTCCGGGAAGAGCGTCTACGAAACCTTGTAATTTTTTCTGTTTTGCCTCTGGAGTTCCGAAGGAGTTATTGGTTCCAGAATAATTAATAAAGTCTAAGTCTGTGATATCTTTCACATAGCCATTTGTGATGTATAAGTCTTTATTTCCATCATTGTCAAAATCTGCGGCGAGTGGTGCCCAGCTCCAGTCTGTACTGGCAATCCCGGATTGATGCCCTATTTCAGAAAACGGAAGTATAGTATTACTGTTCATCCCGTTGTGAAGTTGCAGTGTGTTACTCACATATTGTGGTGTGTAATCATTGCGTTGCGCCAGTAGGAATTTGTCATAATTATTAAAGCCAATCATTTTCTTTTGGCGTTCATAATCGTTGGGCAACATATCTACTACGGTGATATCTGGGAAGGTGTCGTTATTCAAGTCTGCGATATCAACTCCCATCGCATTAAAGGTAGAAGAGGGGAGTTGTTTTTGCGCTTTCGCGAAAGCGTAATTAGCATCCTTACCTTGGTTTATATACAATACATCGTTTGTAATAAAATCATTTGTGACGTAGAGGTCTGGAAGCTGGTCTCCGTTAATATCTGCTATTGCTACGCCTAGGCTAAATCCTTTTTCTGTAATGCCGCGCTCTTTTGAAACGTCTTTAAAATAGGGATGTCCAAGACTATCTACTCCTTGATTTTCTAATAAAATATCTTTTAAATGATTTGGGAATTTGTTTTTAGGATAGGGAGTATTTCGACTGAACGTACTATTGCCGTTTCTTATGGTAAAAGCGTCTAAATCGCCATCTTGATCATAGTCTAAAAAGACAGTTTGCTGGCTGTATTTGCCATCTGCTAAACCATACTCCTTAGCTTTCTCTTGAAAGGTGGGTGTGTCGTTTGGATTATTTTGTTGGTTAATAAAAAGTAGATTGTGGCAGTTATCTACACAATTTGCTCCTCCTACGTTAAGATAAATATCATCCCATCCATCTGTATTTATGTCGATAATACTAACGCCTGTTATCCAAGCATTAGTTGTAACGCCAGCTGTAGAGGTAATATCTTTAAATGTCATTGAACCTTTATTGAGATATAAAGCGCTAGATACTTGATTTCCTGTAAAGAGAATATCTGGTTGGTTGTCATTATTAAAATCTCCTATTCCTATGCCGCCTCCATTGTATAGGTACTGAAAGTCTAGGATGTTCATAGTATCTTTTTCAGCAATGTTATTGCTAAAAGTAACACCAGTTTTTGAGTCTAATAAAGATGTAAATAAAGTGTGTTCATTGGTGTCTTTTGCACAAGCAATAAGAAAGAGTGAGAAAAGAAAACCAAAAGTTATTTTCAAGTGATAGTTGTTAGAAAGTTTGTTTTAGCATCGAGCAGGTCCCTTATGAAAGACCTGCTCGACAAAACTAAAACAAACAAATTTTAAAATATTAGAAGTTTCTTTACTCTAATACCCAGAATTTTGTACAAGGTTAGGATTTGCCTGTAACTCAGACAATGGTAACCATAAACGTTCATCTTGTCCTGGGGTAAAAAATGCAGACGGTCCAGCTAATGATTTTGGGTGGTTACCGCCTGCAACGGTAGAACCTTGTCCCATAATTTCATCTGCGATCCCCCAACGAACAATGTCAAAGAAACGATGTCCTTCTCCTGTAAGTTCCATTATGCGTTCATCTATAATGGCTTGACGAAGATCATCTTGCGAAATGCTTAATGGAAGGGCATTTATACCCGCTCTGTCTCGCACTTGGTTCACATAACTTACTGCTCCTCCCGGACCTGAACTTTCATTAGTTGCCTCTGCTAGCATTAAAAGTACATCTGCATATCTTATAACCCTCCAGTTAGTCCCTAATTCTTCACCAAATGGTAAAATATCTGCACTTGCCATTCCTGTTTCTCTTCCTGAGTATTTTACTGAGAATATAGGTTCTACTCCTAACGAATTTGCAGTTTCGATACTTGGAGCAAAGTCTTCAGTAAACGGAGCACCTCCATAACCTGATGCTCCTGGATAATCAAATAGAACGGTTGCGTTGCGTCTTTCTGTATCTC harbors:
- a CDS encoding VCBS repeat-containing protein, whose amino-acid sequence is MNILDFQYLYNGGGIGIGDFNNDNQPDILFTGNQVSSALYLNKGSMTFKDITSTAGVTTNAWITGVSIIDINTDGWDDIYLNVGGANCVDNCHNLLFINQQNNPNDTPTFQEKAKEYGLADGKYSQQTVFLDYDQDGDLDAFTIRNGNSTFSRNTPYPKNKFPNHLKDILLENQGVDSLGHPYFKDVSKERGITEKGFSLGVAIADINGDQLPDLYVTNDFITNDVLYINQGKDANYAFAKAQKQLPSSTFNAMGVDIADLNNDTFPDITVVDMLPNDYERQKKMIGFNNYDKFLLAQRNDYTPQYVSNTLQLHNGMNSNTILPFSEIGHQSGIASTDWSWAPLAADFDNDGNKDLYITNGYVKDITDLDFINYSGTNNSFGTPEAKQKKLQGFVDALPGIHLPNYVFRNNGNAAFTEVSSEWITPENSFSNGAAYADLDQDGDLDLIVNNINAPAYILQNNADRDTTNYLRIKLRGTPENKDAIGSSITLWQNGKSQTQYQSVVRGYLSSVESILHFGLTSSTVDSLKVIWPDGSVSKDNAISANQVLTLDISEASKENASVTSTNTLLTQVPLINHTLLENPSNDFRQQALLPHQFNRVSGAIAVANINESKGDELFLGGNSKTPSILLSESADGSYIPIQNFDQVADITSALFLDVDGDGDQDLYVGHGGTDARDLHDKILINESGEFSSTQNLLPEITTNTASALSLDFDTDGDLDLFVLGGVQSGAYPKSSKSYLLKNTNGTFKVHQELSFEGIPQDVTISKDQKQLQIVGEWMEITAFDITNEGLKQAKIQFKNTQEKNIDTRGWWNTITTADIDNDGDDDLLLGNQGNNGFMKPSFDQPVYVYNQDFDGNGSIDPVLAQYFGDTGTPLLKPIHTRDDIMQQLVVLKKRYGTYNAFAKADFKTLLNIKNLDEETLHAATFQSAYAENIGDNTFILKALPTECQRSTINDFVVSDLDGDGYKEVLAVQNDLTAEANYGNYDAGIGLYLKGTSDGLTYIPNRTSGFVIPGQSNSVKTFKNNKGETFVIATETNGETRVFAYNKTSTN